The following are encoded in a window of Pseudomonas graminis genomic DNA:
- the fliQ gene encoding flagellar biosynthesis protein FliQ produces the protein MTPEVAVDLFREALWLTTTMVAILVVPSLIVGLIVSMFQAATQINEQTLSFLPRLLVMLVTLIVVGPWMVRTFMEYITNLYTSIPQVIG, from the coding sequence ATGACCCCGGAAGTAGCCGTCGACCTGTTTCGCGAAGCGCTGTGGCTGACCACGACCATGGTTGCCATTCTGGTCGTACCGAGTTTGATCGTCGGCCTGATCGTCTCGATGTTCCAGGCCGCGACGCAGATCAACGAACAGACCCTGAGCTTCCTGCCACGCCTGCTGGTCATGCTGGTCACGCTGATCGTGGTCGGCCCGTGGATGGTGCGCACCTTCATGGAGTACATCACCAATCTGTACACCAGCATTCCTCAAGTGATCGGCTGA
- the flhF gene encoding flagellar biosynthesis protein FlhF, translating to MQVKRFFAADMRQAMKLVRDELGAEAAIIGNRRIAGGVELTAALDYKLSALAPRVPNIELEEELRKTQSRIVTAQAELTHRSELDTVANRQLFAGLAMDDSKQIEPTLEEPFRPSIHAAVAAERAERNAEPAVGDRAYEAMRSELNGLRELLEVQLGSLAWNQLQGSRPQQANLWRRLQRVGLSGPLSRDLLAMVPDSNDQAHTWRMLLAHLARMIATPDVEPLEEGGVIAMVGPAGMGKTTTLAKLAARYVLKYGAQNIALVSMDSFRIGAQEQLKTLGRILNVPVTHVDPGQSLAQALEPLLRKRVVLIDTAGLQASDPALRLQLETLAGRGIKARNYLVLATTSQKQVLSAAYHSYKRCGLAGCILTKLDETANLGEVLSLAVTHELPVAYLTDGPRIPDDLHLPRRHQLVSRAVSVQMQEEPSEEAMADMFADLYHSTGKRAG from the coding sequence ATGCAAGTTAAGCGTTTTTTCGCCGCCGATATGCGACAAGCCATGAAACTGGTTCGCGATGAGCTGGGCGCTGAAGCTGCCATCATCGGGAACCGGCGGATCGCCGGCGGCGTGGAACTGACCGCCGCTCTGGATTACAAGTTGTCTGCGTTGGCGCCGCGTGTGCCGAACATCGAACTCGAAGAAGAATTGCGCAAAACCCAGTCGCGCATCGTTACCGCTCAGGCTGAGCTGACCCACCGCAGCGAGCTGGACACTGTCGCCAACCGTCAGTTGTTCGCCGGCCTTGCGATGGATGACAGCAAGCAGATTGAACCGACGCTGGAAGAACCGTTTCGCCCGTCGATCCACGCTGCTGTGGCTGCCGAGCGTGCCGAGCGCAACGCCGAGCCGGCCGTGGGCGACCGCGCCTACGAAGCGATGCGCTCCGAATTGAACGGCCTGCGCGAATTGCTGGAAGTCCAGCTGGGCTCGCTGGCCTGGAACCAGCTGCAAGGCAGCCGTCCACAGCAGGCCAACCTGTGGCGCCGTCTGCAACGCGTCGGCCTCTCCGGCCCGCTGTCCCGCGATCTGCTGGCGATGGTGCCGGACTCGAACGATCAGGCCCACACCTGGCGCATGCTGCTGGCCCATCTGGCCCGCATGATTGCCACGCCCGATGTGGAGCCACTGGAAGAGGGCGGTGTGATTGCCATGGTCGGCCCTGCCGGCATGGGCAAAACCACCACGCTGGCTAAACTGGCAGCCCGATATGTGTTGAAATACGGCGCGCAAAATATCGCGCTGGTGAGCATGGACAGTTTCCGCATTGGCGCTCAGGAACAGCTGAAAACCCTGGGCCGGATCCTCAATGTACCGGTTACCCACGTCGACCCGGGCCAGTCCCTGGCTCAGGCGCTGGAGCCGCTGTTGCGCAAGCGCGTGGTCTTGATCGACACCGCCGGCCTGCAAGCCAGCGATCCGGCCCTGCGTCTGCAACTGGAAACCCTCGCCGGCCGTGGCATCAAGGCGCGCAACTACCTTGTGCTGGCGACAACCAGCCAGAAGCAGGTGCTGTCAGCGGCTTACCACAGTTATAAACGTTGCGGCCTGGCCGGGTGCATCCTGACCAAGCTCGACGAAACGGCCAACCTGGGCGAAGTGCTCAGCCTGGCCGTGACACACGAACTGCCTGTGGCCTATCTGACCGATGGCCCACGGATACCGGATGATCTGCATTTGCCGCGTCGGCACCAGTTGGTGAGCCGGGCTGTCAGTGTGCAGATGCAGGAGGAGCCAAGCGAGGAAGCGATGGCGGATATGTTTGCGGATCTTTATCACAGCACCGGCAAGCGCGCGGGCTAG
- the fliP gene encoding flagellar type III secretion system pore protein FliP (The bacterial flagellar biogenesis protein FliP forms a type III secretion system (T3SS)-type pore required for flagellar assembly.) produces MRIVLTLLLLLAAPLAFGADPLSIPAITLGTGANGQQEYSVSLQILLIMTALSFIPAFVMLMTSFTRIIIVFSILRQALGLQQTPSNQILTGMALFLTLFIMAPVFDRVNNDALQPYLAEKLTAQDAVAKAEVPIKDFMLAQTRSSDLELFMRLSKRTDIATPDAAPLTILVPAFVTSELKTAFQIGFMIFIPFLIIDLVVASILMAMGMMMLSPLIISLPFKIMLFVLVDGWALIIGTLAGSFGGV; encoded by the coding sequence ATGCGCATTGTTTTGACGCTGCTGCTGTTGCTTGCAGCGCCGCTGGCGTTCGGCGCCGATCCGTTGTCGATCCCCGCGATCACGCTGGGCACCGGCGCCAACGGTCAACAGGAATACTCGGTCAGCCTGCAGATCCTGCTGATCATGACGGCGCTGAGCTTCATCCCGGCGTTCGTCATGCTGATGACCAGTTTCACGCGGATCATCATTGTCTTCTCGATCCTGCGTCAGGCCCTAGGCCTGCAACAGACGCCGTCCAACCAGATTCTCACCGGCATGGCGCTGTTCCTGACCCTGTTCATCATGGCGCCGGTGTTCGACCGGGTGAATAACGATGCCTTGCAGCCCTACCTGGCGGAAAAACTCACCGCCCAGGACGCCGTGGCCAAGGCCGAAGTGCCGATCAAGGATTTCATGCTGGCGCAGACCCGCTCCAGCGACCTTGAACTGTTCATGCGCCTGTCCAAGCGCACCGACATCGCGACCCCTGATGCGGCGCCGCTGACGATTCTGGTGCCGGCGTTCGTCACCTCCGAACTGAAAACAGCGTTCCAGATCGGCTTCATGATTTTCATCCCGTTCCTGATCATCGATCTGGTGGTGGCGAGCATCCTGATGGCCATGGGCATGATGATGCTGTCACCGCTGATCATCTCTTTGCCGTTCAAAATCATGCTGTTCGTGCTGGTGGATGGCTGGGCGCTGATCATCGGCACCCTGGCCGGCAGTTTTGGTGGCGTATGA
- the flhA gene encoding flagellar biosynthesis protein FlhA, protein MERSQLISHARTGLIGLGRGQLGVPLLLLVMLAMMMLPMPPFLLDVFFTFNIALSIVVLLVCIYALRPLDFSVFPTILLVATLLRLALNVASTRVVMLHGQDGHAAAGKVIQAFGEVVIGGNYVVGIVVFAILMIINFVVVTKGAGRISEVSARFTLDAMPGKQMAIDADLNAGLIDQPEAKRRRLEVAQEAEFYGSMDGASKFVRGDAIAGLLILFINLIGGMLVGIFQHGMSFGDAGKVYALLTIGDGLVAQLPSLLLSTAAAIMVTRASGSEEMGKLVGRQMFASHKALAVSAGIMIVMGLVPGMPHFSFISLGLVAAGGAYLLWKKENQVKLAAVQEVKRQQELLPSPTRAQESKELGWDDVTPIDMIGLEVGYRLIPLVDRNQGGQLLARIKGVRKKLSQELGFLMPTVHIRDNLDLAPSAYRLTLMGVTLAEAEIYPDRELAINPGQVFGSLNGITAKDPAFGLEAVWIEISQRAQAQSLGYTVVDASTVVATHLNQILYKHSHELIGHEEVQQLMTLLAKGSPKLAEELVPGVLSLSALLKVLQALLAEQVPVRDIRSIAEAIANNAARSQDTAALVAAVRVGLSRAIVQSIVGIEPELPVITLEPRLEQILLNSLQKAGQGQEEGVLLEPSMAEKLQRSLIEAAQRQEMQGQPVILLVAGPVRAMLSRFGRLAVPNMHVLAYQEIPDNKQVTIVATVGPNG, encoded by the coding sequence GTGGAACGCTCACAACTCATCTCCCACGCCAGAACCGGATTGATCGGCCTGGGCCGTGGACAACTTGGCGTCCCGCTACTGCTCCTCGTCATGCTCGCCATGATGATGCTGCCCATGCCGCCGTTTCTGCTGGACGTCTTCTTCACCTTCAACATCGCCCTGTCCATCGTCGTCCTGCTCGTCTGTATCTACGCCCTGCGGCCCCTCGACTTCTCCGTATTCCCGACCATCCTCCTCGTCGCCACCCTGCTGCGACTGGCCCTCAACGTCGCCTCCACTCGCGTCGTCATGCTCCACGGCCAGGACGGCCACGCCGCCGCCGGTAAAGTCATCCAGGCGTTCGGTGAAGTCGTCATTGGCGGCAACTACGTCGTCGGTATCGTCGTCTTCGCCATCCTCATGATCATCAACTTCGTCGTCGTCACCAAAGGTGCCGGCCGCATCTCCGAAGTGAGCGCACGCTTCACCCTCGACGCCATGCCCGGCAAACAGATGGCCATCGACGCCGACCTCAACGCCGGCCTCATCGACCAGCCCGAAGCCAAACGCCGTCGTCTCGAAGTTGCCCAAGAAGCCGAGTTCTACGGCTCCATGGACGGTGCCAGCAAATTCGTCCGCGGTGACGCCATCGCCGGCCTGCTGATCCTCTTCATCAACCTTATTGGCGGCATGCTGGTGGGCATCTTCCAGCACGGCATGAGCTTTGGCGACGCCGGCAAGGTCTACGCACTCCTGACCATCGGTGACGGTTTGGTGGCGCAGTTGCCTTCCCTGCTGCTGTCCACTGCAGCCGCGATCATGGTGACCCGTGCGTCCGGTTCGGAAGAAATGGGCAAACTGGTCGGCCGCCAGATGTTTGCCTCCCACAAGGCACTCGCTGTCTCCGCCGGGATCATGATCGTCATGGGCCTGGTTCCGGGTATGCCGCACTTCTCCTTCATCAGCCTCGGGCTGGTGGCCGCTGGCGGTGCTTACCTGCTGTGGAAGAAAGAGAACCAAGTCAAGCTCGCCGCGGTGCAAGAGGTCAAGCGTCAACAAGAGCTGCTGCCGTCGCCGACCCGGGCGCAGGAATCCAAGGAACTGGGCTGGGACGACGTCACCCCGATCGACATGATCGGTCTGGAAGTGGGCTACCGCCTGATTCCGCTGGTGGACCGCAATCAGGGTGGTCAGCTGCTGGCGCGGATCAAGGGCGTGCGCAAGAAGCTCTCCCAGGAGCTGGGTTTCCTCATGCCGACCGTGCACATCCGCGACAACCTCGACCTGGCGCCCAGCGCCTATCGCCTGACCCTCATGGGCGTGACCCTGGCCGAAGCCGAGATTTACCCCGACCGCGAACTGGCCATCAACCCCGGTCAGGTATTTGGCAGCCTCAACGGCATCACTGCCAAGGACCCGGCGTTTGGTCTGGAAGCCGTCTGGATTGAAATCAGCCAGCGCGCTCAGGCGCAGTCCCTCGGTTACACCGTGGTGGACGCCAGCACGGTGGTGGCAACCCACTTGAACCAGATTCTCTACAAGCACTCTCATGAATTGATTGGCCACGAGGAAGTCCAGCAATTGATGACCCTGCTGGCCAAGGGATCGCCAAAACTGGCGGAAGAACTGGTGCCGGGCGTGCTGTCCCTGTCGGCCCTGCTGAAGGTGCTCCAGGCGCTGCTCGCCGAACAGGTGCCGGTTCGCGACATCCGCTCCATCGCTGAAGCCATCGCCAACAACGCCGCGCGTAGTCAAGATACCGCCGCGCTGGTGGCTGCGGTACGGGTCGGATTGTCCCGCGCAATCGTCCAAAGCATTGTCGGCATTGAGCCGGAGCTGCCTGTCATCACGCTTGAGCCAAGGTTGGAACAGATCTTGCTAAATAGTCTGCAGAAGGCAGGTCAGGGTCAGGAAGAAGGCGTTCTCCTCGAACCGAGCATGGCTGAGAAACTTCAGCGCTCGTTGATCGAAGCGGCGCAGCGTCAGGAGATGCAGGGGCAGCCGGTTATTTTGTTGGTCGCAGGTCCGGTTCGCGCCATGTTGTCCCGCTTTGGACGGTTGGCTGTACCGAATATGCATGTTTTGGCTTACCAGGAAATTCCTGACAATAAGCAAGTCACCATCGTAGCGACTGTCGGGCCCAACGGCTGA
- the fliR gene encoding flagellar biosynthetic protein FliR, translating to MDPVLALTDTQISTWVAAFMLPLFRIGALLMTMPIIGTTLVPKRVRLYFALAITVVVAPSLPPMPAVQALDLSGLLLIAQQILIGAGMGLSLQLFFQAFVIAGQIIGIQMGMGFASMVDPVNGVSVATIGQFLTMLVTLLFLAMNAHLLVFEILIESFTTLPVGQGISATDIWVLVMRLGWVLGAALLLVLPAIAALLVVNIAMGVMTRAAPQLNIFSIGFPLTLVLGMVILWITLGDILNQYQPLAVDALQLLRDLVKAR from the coding sequence ATGGATCCTGTGCTGGCGTTGACCGATACCCAGATCAGCACCTGGGTGGCGGCGTTCATGCTGCCGCTGTTCCGCATCGGCGCGCTGCTGATGACCATGCCGATCATTGGAACCACGCTGGTGCCCAAGCGGGTGCGGCTGTATTTCGCGCTGGCGATCACGGTCGTCGTCGCGCCGAGCCTGCCACCCATGCCCGCCGTGCAGGCGCTGGACCTCAGCGGGCTGCTGCTGATCGCGCAGCAGATCCTCATCGGCGCCGGAATGGGCCTGTCGTTGCAGTTGTTTTTCCAGGCGTTCGTGATCGCCGGGCAGATCATCGGCATCCAGATGGGCATGGGCTTCGCGTCCATGGTCGACCCGGTCAACGGGGTGTCGGTGGCGACCATCGGGCAGTTCCTGACCATGCTCGTGACCCTGCTGTTCCTGGCCATGAACGCACACTTGCTGGTCTTCGAGATCCTCATCGAGAGCTTCACCACCTTGCCGGTGGGGCAGGGCATCAGTGCGACGGACATCTGGGTGCTGGTGATGCGTCTGGGCTGGGTGCTCGGCGCGGCACTGCTGTTGGTGCTGCCGGCCATCGCTGCGCTGCTGGTGGTGAACATCGCCATGGGCGTGATGACCCGCGCGGCACCGCAGCTGAACATCTTCTCGATCGGTTTTCCGCTGACGCTGGTGCTGGGCATGGTGATTCTGTGGATCACCCTCGGCGACATTCTCAACCAATATCAACCGCTGGCGGTCGACGCCTTGCAGTTGCTCAGAGACCTGGTCAAGGCGCGCTGA
- a CDS encoding anti-sigma factor: protein MTGYPSKDSADELDALASEYVLGTLPAEQRLDVQHRLGTDAALRAAVDAWEGRLLALTELAKPQTPSPQLWDRIARSVSSHDRRSPVQAPAVKSRSWWDLLPLWRGLAGAGLVATLLLGSMLLTRTAPVNPTTYLVVLVAPQNQAPGWVIQANNPEEIQLIPLGATPVPADKALQFWTKADGWQGPVSLGLVKPGQTLSIPVNQLPPLQPNQLFELTLENPNGSPTGKPTGPIQFIGRAVKVI from the coding sequence ATGACAGGCTATCCGTCAAAAGACAGCGCCGACGAACTGGACGCACTGGCCAGCGAGTACGTGTTGGGCACACTGCCGGCCGAGCAACGCCTCGATGTCCAACACCGCCTCGGCACGGACGCCGCTTTGCGCGCAGCGGTGGACGCATGGGAAGGGCGCCTGTTGGCCTTGACCGAGCTCGCCAAACCGCAGACGCCAAGCCCGCAGCTGTGGGATCGCATTGCGCGCAGCGTCAGCAGCCATGACCGCCGATCTCCTGTACAGGCGCCGGCCGTGAAGTCGCGTTCATGGTGGGATCTGCTGCCGTTGTGGCGCGGGCTGGCCGGCGCAGGACTCGTCGCGACGCTGCTGCTGGGCTCGATGCTCCTGACCCGAACCGCCCCGGTGAACCCCACAACTTACCTCGTGGTACTGGTCGCCCCACAAAACCAGGCCCCCGGCTGGGTGATCCAGGCCAATAACCCGGAAGAAATCCAGCTGATACCCCTGGGCGCCACCCCAGTCCCCGCCGACAAAGCCCTCCAGTTCTGGACCAAGGCCGACGGCTGGCAGGGGCCCGTGTCCCTTGGCCTGGTCAAACCTGGCCAGACCCTCTCCATCCCCGTAAACCAACTGCCCCCGCTGCAACCCAACCAACTCTTCGAACTCACCCTCGAAAACCCCAACGGCTCTCCGACCGGCAAGCCCACCGGCCCGATTCAATTCATAGGGCGGGCTGTGAAAGTGATCTGA
- the fleN gene encoding flagellar synthesis regulator FleN: MGSMHPVQVIAVTGGKGGVGKTNVSVNLSLALAELGRRVMLLDADLGLANVDVLLGLTPKRTLADVIEGRCELRDVLLQGPGGVRIVPAASGTQSMVHLTPAQHAGLIQAFSDIGDNLDVLVIDTAAGIGESVVSFVRAAQEVLLVVCDEPTSITDAYALIKLLNRDYGMNRFRVLANMAQSPQEGRNLFAKLTKVTDRFLDVALQYVGAVPYDECVRKAVQKQRAVYEAFPRSKCALAFKAIAQKVDTWPLPANPRGHLEFFVERLVHQTSAGPVS; encoded by the coding sequence ATGGGCAGCATGCATCCCGTACAGGTTATCGCGGTGACCGGTGGCAAAGGTGGCGTAGGCAAGACCAACGTTTCAGTGAATCTTTCACTGGCGCTGGCCGAGCTGGGACGTCGCGTCATGTTGCTGGACGCCGATCTGGGTCTGGCCAACGTCGACGTATTGTTGGGGCTGACCCCCAAACGCACCCTGGCTGACGTCATCGAAGGGCGGTGCGAGCTGCGCGATGTCCTGCTGCAGGGCCCGGGCGGCGTCCGCATCGTGCCGGCGGCGTCGGGCACCCAGAGCATGGTCCACCTGACCCCGGCGCAACATGCCGGGCTGATTCAGGCGTTCAGTGACATCGGCGACAACCTCGACGTGCTGGTCATCGATACCGCCGCCGGCATCGGCGAGTCGGTGGTGAGCTTCGTGCGCGCAGCCCAGGAAGTGCTGCTGGTGGTGTGCGACGAGCCCACGTCGATCACGGACGCCTACGCCCTGATCAAACTGCTCAACCGCGATTACGGCATGAACCGCTTCCGCGTCCTGGCCAACATGGCCCAGAGCCCGCAGGAAGGGCGCAACCTCTTCGCCAAGCTGACCAAGGTCACCGACCGCTTTCTCGACGTTGCCCTGCAGTATGTAGGCGCCGTGCCGTACGACGAATGCGTACGCAAGGCCGTGCAGAAACAGCGCGCCGTGTACGAAGCGTTTCCGCGTTCCAAATGTGCGCTGGCGTTCAAGGCCATCGCACAGAAAGTCGACACCTGGCCGCTGCCGGCGAACCCGCGCGGTCACCTGGAATTTTTCGTAGAACGCCTCGTGCATCAAACCAGCGCAGGGCCCGTCTCATGA
- a CDS encoding DUF3455 domain-containing protein — MNAKTLLGSFGVSLAATCLLVTAPAAYAQMALPDAVKVPDGHKIAMEAVGVGEITYECRDKPNAAGQTEWTFVGPKAVLNDRSGKQVGTYFGPPATWQAADGSKITGTQLAVAPAGTGDIPYQLVKANPAEGKGAMSNVSYIQRVATKGGIAPKMECSMATKGKQEIVKYQADYIFWAAK; from the coding sequence ATGAACGCTAAAACATTACTGGGCTCGTTCGGTGTTTCGTTGGCAGCCACTTGCCTGTTGGTCACGGCGCCGGCGGCTTATGCGCAGATGGCGTTGCCTGATGCGGTGAAGGTGCCGGACGGTCACAAGATAGCAATGGAGGCAGTGGGCGTCGGCGAGATCACCTATGAGTGCCGCGACAAGCCAAACGCCGCCGGCCAGACCGAATGGACGTTCGTCGGCCCGAAAGCGGTGTTGAATGATCGCAGCGGCAAGCAGGTTGGCACGTACTTCGGGCCGCCGGCGACGTGGCAGGCTGCTGACGGTTCGAAGATCACCGGCACCCAGCTCGCTGTCGCGCCTGCCGGGACGGGCGATATTCCTTATCAGTTGGTCAAAGCCAACCCTGCGGAAGGCAAGGGCGCGATGAGCAATGTCAGTTACATCCAACGCGTGGCGACCAAAGGCGGCATAGCGCCAAAGATGGAGTGCTCGATGGCGACCAAGGGTAAGCAGGAAATTGTGAAATACCAGGCGGACTATATTTTCTGGGCCGCCAAGTAG
- the fliN gene encoding flagellar motor switch protein FliN, which yields MANDNEMTSADDQALADEWAAALGESGDGQADIDALLAADAGNAANRMTMEEFGGVAKSNGAVTLDGPNLDVILDIPVSISMEVGSTDINIRNLLQLNQGSVIELDRLAGEPLDVLVNGTLIAHGEVVVVNEKFGIRLTDVISPSERIKKLR from the coding sequence ATGGCTAATGACAACGAAATGACTTCCGCAGACGACCAGGCGCTGGCCGATGAATGGGCGGCGGCACTGGGTGAATCCGGGGACGGGCAAGCGGACATCGACGCGCTGCTGGCCGCCGACGCGGGCAACGCCGCCAATCGCATGACAATGGAAGAGTTTGGCGGCGTGGCGAAAAGCAACGGCGCGGTCACTCTGGACGGCCCGAACCTGGACGTGATTCTGGATATCCCGGTGTCGATTTCCATGGAAGTGGGCAGCACTGACATCAACATTCGCAACCTGCTGCAGCTCAACCAGGGCTCGGTGATCGAGCTGGACCGTCTGGCTGGCGAGCCGCTGGACGTTTTGGTCAACGGCACCCTGATCGCCCACGGCGAAGTGGTGGTGGTGAACGAAAAGTTCGGCATCCGTCTGACCGACGTGATCAGCCCGAGCGAACGTATCAAGAAGCTGCGTTAA
- a CDS encoding sigma-70 family RNA polymerase sigma factor, with amino-acid sequence MSLPEDCFDYEACLAACAKGERRALHDLYTQESARLLGVARRISRSDALAEDIVHDAFIKIWTRAGSFDSERGSARGWIFSVTRHLALNFMRDNANTLQVSEQSENALLAEAALVSATQADTFEYSARSGRIFGCLEQLEPARRNCILHAYVDGYSHSEIAQKVGAPLGTVKAWIRRSLVALRECMG; translated from the coding sequence TTGTCCTTACCTGAAGACTGTTTTGACTACGAAGCCTGTCTGGCCGCCTGTGCCAAGGGCGAGCGACGGGCCTTGCACGACCTCTACACCCAGGAAAGCGCACGCCTGCTCGGCGTCGCCAGGCGGATCTCCCGCAGTGACGCGCTGGCAGAGGACATCGTGCATGACGCCTTCATTAAAATCTGGACCCGCGCGGGTAGTTTCGACTCGGAGCGAGGCTCTGCCCGTGGCTGGATTTTCAGCGTGACACGGCACCTGGCGCTGAACTTCATGCGGGATAACGCGAACACCCTTCAGGTCAGCGAGCAGAGCGAAAACGCACTGCTGGCCGAGGCTGCACTGGTGTCCGCAACCCAAGCCGACACCTTCGAATACAGTGCCCGCTCGGGACGTATTTTCGGGTGCCTTGAACAGCTGGAACCGGCGCGGCGCAACTGCATTCTTCATGCGTACGTCGACGGCTACTCGCACTCGGAAATAGCGCAGAAAGTCGGCGCGCCGCTGGGCACCGTAAAGGCCTGGATCAGACGCAGTCTGGTGGCATTGCGGGAGTGCATGGGATGA
- the flhB gene encoding flagellar biosynthesis protein FlhB, giving the protein MAESESGQDKTEDPTDKRKRDAREKGEIARSKELNTVVVMIVGAAGLLAFGGSMAEMMMQLMRDNFTITREAILDERSMAIMLMASGKAALLSVQPILLALTVAAFVGPISLGGWLFAAGSLAPKFSRMNPAAGIKRMFSPKALIELLKSFAKFLIVLAVALVVLMKDQADLVAISKEPLEMAVVHSLQLVGWSTLWMAMGLLIIAAIDVPVQLWESHKKLLMTKQEVRDEHKDSEGRPEVKQRIRQLQRDMSQRRMMAAIPEADVIITNPTHYAVALKYDAERGGAPILLAKGSDFMALKIREIAAQHEILLLQSPALARSIYYSTELDQEIPAGLYLAVAQVLAYVYQIRQYQAGRGKRPDPLRDNLPIPPDLRRDS; this is encoded by the coding sequence ATGGCCGAAAGCGAGAGTGGTCAGGACAAGACAGAAGACCCCACGGACAAACGCAAACGCGACGCCAGGGAGAAGGGCGAGATTGCCCGCTCCAAGGAGCTCAACACGGTTGTCGTGATGATCGTGGGTGCTGCGGGATTGCTGGCGTTTGGCGGCTCCATGGCGGAAATGATGATGCAGTTGATGCGCGACAATTTCACCATCACCCGCGAGGCGATTCTCGACGAGCGCAGCATGGCGATCATGTTGATGGCGTCGGGCAAGGCGGCGTTGTTGTCGGTCCAGCCGATCCTGCTGGCGTTGACGGTCGCGGCGTTCGTCGGTCCCATCTCCCTCGGCGGCTGGTTGTTTGCCGCCGGCTCCCTGGCGCCCAAGTTCAGCCGCATGAACCCGGCTGCCGGCATCAAGCGGATGTTCTCGCCCAAGGCGCTGATTGAGCTGCTGAAGTCGTTTGCGAAGTTTCTGATTGTGCTGGCGGTGGCGCTGGTGGTGCTGATGAAGGATCAGGCCGACCTGGTTGCCATCTCTAAGGAGCCGCTGGAGATGGCGGTGGTGCACAGTTTGCAGTTGGTGGGCTGGAGCACGCTGTGGATGGCGATGGGCCTTTTGATCATCGCGGCAATCGATGTGCCGGTGCAGTTGTGGGAGTCTCACAAGAAGCTGCTGATGACCAAGCAGGAGGTGCGCGATGAGCACAAGGACAGTGAAGGGCGGCCGGAGGTCAAGCAGCGGATTCGTCAGTTGCAGCGGGATATGTCGCAGCGGCGGATGATGGCGGCGATTCCGGAGGCCGATGTGATTATCACGAACCCGACGCATTATGCGGTGGCGTTGAAGTATGACGCGGAGCGGGGCGGTGCGCCGATTCTGTTGGCCAAGGGCAGTGATTTCATGGCGTTGAAGATTCGGGAGATTGCGGCGCAGCATGAGATTCTGTTGTTGCAGTCGCCGGCGCTGGCGCGGTCGATTTATTACAGTACGGAGTTGGATCAGGAGATTCCGGCGGGGTTGTATCTGGCGGTGGCGCAGGTGTTGGCGTATGTGTATCAGATTCGGCAGTATCAGGCGGGGCGTGGCAAGCGGCCTGATCCGCTCAGGGATAATCTGCCGATTCCGCCGGATTTGAGGCGGGATTCGTAG